Proteins encoded in a region of the Raphanus sativus cultivar WK10039 chromosome 8, ASM80110v3, whole genome shotgun sequence genome:
- the LOC108820271 gene encoding uncharacterized protein LOC108820271 — protein sequence MDWILSFHLLFVEYQKRIQTVITGELGDYGVQLEVGMMFTNRDAFKHHIAMFAIANKFSYRSAKSDPTMMVLKCVSSSCPWRLYAIRLKESEIFEVRKLVKVHTCSIEERGGYQSQATAAVIGELMKTKFAGNGIGPKPSEIKRMMRGDHDVSISYWKAWKSRDMALANGHGTCNDSYKKLPAYLNNLVLANPGSLANLHTEPAGEGGNRFKYMFLALGASIEGYKAMRKVITVDGTHLKGRYAGCLLTASAQDGNYQIYPLAIAIVDSENDKSWEWFFQNLSAFVPNESGLVVVSDRHPSIYKAISKVYPSAGHCICVVHLKRNIRSNFKDRHLGYLVAKAARTYRLNDFYATFNEIKSMDPSCAEYLIAIGFEHWARSHFPGNRFNVMTSNLAESWNSVLCKAREFPIVQLIDFIREKLMTWFAKRREVASRFEGVVTP from the exons ATGGATTGGATATTGAGTTTTCATTTGTTGTTCGTGGAATATCAAAAAAGAATACAAACGGTTATAACCG GTGAGCTGGGTGATTATGGAGTTCAACTCGAGGTTGGAATGATGTTCACTAACCGTGATGCTTTCAAGCACCATATAGCAATGTTCGCTATAGCCAATAAGTTTTCATACCGAAGCGCAAAGTCTGATCCAACGATGATGGTCTTGAAATGTGTCAGCTCATCTTGCCCGTGGCGTCTCTATGCTATCAGGCTAAAGGAATCGGAGATCTTTGAGGTTAGGAAACTCGTCAAAGTTCATACATGCTCAATTGAAGAGCGCGGTGGATATCAAAGCCAAGCAACAGCGGCGGTGATTGGAGAActtatgaaaacaaaatttgcTGGAAATGGTATCGGCCCAAAGCCTAGCGAGATTAAAAGGATGATGCGCGGCGACCATGATGTCTCTATTTCATACTGGAAAGCGTGGAAGTCAAGGGATATGGCATTGGCTAATGGCCACGGAACGTGTAATGATTCTTACAAAAAGCTTCCGGCTTATCTCAATAACCTTGTCTTAGCAAATCCTGGATCATTAGCAAACTTGCACACAGAGCCAGCGGGAGAAGGAGGTAATCGATTCAAGTATATGTTCCTCGCATTAGGAGCATCCATTGAAGGATACAAAGCAATGAGGAAGGTCATAACCGTTGATGGGACTCATCTAAAAGGAAGATATGCTGGATGTCTGCTGACCGCATCCGCCCAAGATGGGAACTACCAAATCTACCCGTTGGCCATCGCCATTGTTGATAGCGAGAATGACAAGTCGTGGGAGTGGTTTTTCCAAAACCTATCAGCTTTTGTGCCTAACGAGAGTGGACTGGTGGTCGTATCCGACAGACATCCGTCAATATACAAAGCTATTAGCAAG GTTTATCCCAGTGCCGGACACTGCATCTGTGTGGTCCATCTTAAGAGAAACATAAGGTCAAATTTCAAAGACAGGCATTTGGGATATCTAGTTGCTAAGGCAGCAAGGACCTATAGGTTGAACGATTTCTACGCTACATTCAACGAGATTAAATCCATGGATCCTTCTTGTGCAGAATACCTAATTGCGATAGGGTTTGAACATTGGGCGCGGTCCCATTTTCCTGGTAACCGCTTCAATGTTATGACCAGCAACCTGGCTGAGTCCTGGAATTCTGTTTTGTGCAAGGCTAGAGAGTTTCCCATTGTTCAACTCATTGACTTCATCCGTGAGAAACTAATGACATGGTTTGCGAAGAGGCGGGAGGTGGCATCAAGGTTTGAAGGAGTTGTCACCCCGTGA
- the LOC130498706 gene encoding uncharacterized protein LOC130498706, which produces MTSTSYMAALQTFRNHQNGFTETIIVNINDVFEIVQDSARQIKTMSEEIRKLSAALPVSPVENPVRRPSVVNAATQTIPDSTSIIADAMLFPNQSSTLPTAEVNISKANTFANRSYTLRTEDTNVAAEPSTSVNELSNNSGLEGRHVQESTPRSQHAEKFNPPLTDKQPDSILDPSLVFPNPTFSLGLTQEAQVDTSTNTNVTERNDEEVCEEDNVDASIGEAGNGCRKSKRQKVPTKSLMGDFECDKGFQNRARKAIADAIYRGGNVDYKAKFAALMEKMDTSFEISIGSGNIQSSDLCEVIKRGTQLSPKVVDVLMFHTSALFRSPSSQKQQSSLVFMDTQFVSQFTKLYSKFSKASKKDSYKFSGNVVDMFLQIPSTGDAVRYYFPFNLDKQYWIGICVDCSTWSVTILDCNVELRTDYMMNKEVRPLALMFPYFLKQVGRQVGTRDCKAMAIERPRNIPQQKEVTHSGVSCVLFIQAHAVGGVDACKCITPDVVDSMVEMLVVSLYEASVGPL; this is translated from the exons ATGACTTCCACCTCTTACATGGCAGCATTGCAAACGTTCAGGAATCATCAAAATGGCTTCACCGAGACAATTATTGTCAATATCAACGACGTCTTTGAAATCGTACAAGATAGTGCTCGGCAGATTAAAACAATGTCTGAAGAAATTCGTAAATTGTCGGCGGCATTACCTGTTTCTCCTGTAGAAAACCCAGTTCGCCGTCCCAGCGTGGTGAATGCGGCCACCCAAACAATTCCAGATTCCACTTCCATTATTGCAGATGCAATGTTGTTTCCTAACCAGTCATCAACTCTTCCTACTGCG GAGGTTAACATCTCTAAAGCCAACACATTTGCTAACCGGTCATATACTCTTCGTACTGAG GATACTAATGTTGCGGCGGAACCATCCACATCTGTCAATGAGTTGAGTAACAACAGTGGCCTAGAAGGCCGACATGTTCAAGAGTCTACACCTCGAAGCCAGCATGCAGAGAAATTTAATCCTCCACTTACAGACAAACAACCGGACTCT ATTCTTGATCCATCATTGGTTTTCCCCAATCCAACATTCTCTCTCGGCCTTACGCAAGAGGCACAGGTGGATACTTCTACGAACACCAATGTAACGGAGCGCAATGATGAGGAAGTTTGTGAGGAAGACAACGTAGATGCATCAATTGGAGAAGCTGGAAATGGGTGCAGGAAAAGCAAAAGGCAAAAGGTACCAACGAAATCGCTCATGGGCGACTTCGAATGTGATAAAGGGTTTCAGAACCGTGCTAGAAAGGCTATTGCTGATGCCATCTACAGGGGAGGCAATGTTGATTACAAGGCCAAGTTTGCTGCTTTAATGGAGAAGATGGATACCTCTTT TGAAATATCTATTGGGAGTGGGAATATTCAGAGCTCCGATCTCTGCGAGGTTATTAAGCGAGGAACTCAGCTATCCCCTAAG GTGGTGGATGTACTTATGTTCCACACTAGTGCACTGTTCCGGTCCCCATCATCTCAAAAACAACAGTCTAGTTTAGTTTTTATGGACACACAGTTCGTCTCTCAGTTCACCAAATTGTATAGTAAGTTCTCAAAGGCCTCGAAGAAAGATAGCTACAAGTTTAGTGGCAATGTTGTTGACATGTTCCTCCAGATTCCGTCAACCGGTGATGCCGTTCGTTACTATTTCCCGTTCAACCTGGACAAACAATACTGGATTGGCATCTGTGTGGATTGTAGTACATGGAGCGTCACTATCTTGGACTGCAACGTCGAACTCAGGACTGACTACATGATGAATAAAGAAGTAAGACCACTTGCTTTGATGTTTCCATACTTTCTGAAACAGGTGGGGAGACAAGTGGGAACGAGAGACTGCAAAGCAATGGCAATTGAAAGGCCCCGTAACATCCCCCAACAAAAAGAAGTAACACACTCCGGTGTTTCATGTGTGCTTTTTATCCAAGCACATGCGGTTGGTGGGGTCGATGCTTGCAAATGCATTACGCCGGATGTTGTAGACAGCATGGTGGAGATGCTAGTGGTGTCTCTATACGAAGCATCTGTTGGTCCCCTTTGA
- the LOC130498687 gene encoding uncharacterized protein LOC130498687 — protein MDMLDYPEFYNAQRDGRLVTADSAFWNEIIDENYQSLEGVYLLTNTTNGTQVGLTQGESSRGFTDVVCNQLGAEVVRTEIGKEDNGGGGIEAGLGTTTEKLNNSLPSPSLTLTLACGSAAFDGPHRQLLM, from the exons ATGGATATGCTTGACTATCCTGAGTTCTACAACGCTCAAAGGGATGGTCGCCTTGTCACTGCAGACTCCGCGTTTTGGAACGAGATCATTGATGAAAATTACCAGTCTCTGGAAGGCGTTTACCTCCTCACCAACACCACAAACGGAACACAAGTTGGACTGACTCAAGGGGAATCATCACGTGGGTTCACTGATGTGGTTTGCAATCAGTTAGGAGCAGAGGTGGTGCGAACTGAGATCGGAAAGGAAG ACAACGGAGGTGGTGGTATAGAGGCAGGACTTGGAACAACAACAGAGAAGCTAAACAACTCTCTTCCTTCCCCATCACTCACGCTAACTTTGGCATGCGGCTCAGCAGCTTTCGATGGTCCACACCGCCAACTCTTAATGTGA